The Metallosphaera hakonensis JCM 8857 = DSM 7519 genome includes the window TATTTCCGTGAAACTGCTATTTTTGATATACTAGGTTGTTACCTTGACGTTGCTCGGGTTTTATGATATTCTCAAGTCTTCCTATCTTCTCGACCTCAACGATCATCTTGGCCTCTGTTGAGTGGAACCTGTACTCTGAGGCCTCCTCTGCCCCCTTATACCCTATGGTTCCCGTAGTGATCAGGCTGAACTTGGGAACAGTGACTACCCTTGAGACCTCCATCACCAAGTCCTCAACTCCGTAAACTAACTCGTCGCTTGACCCCTCCTGCACCAGTGAATCCCCATATATACTCCTCATGATCAACCCTGAAACGTCACTCAACTCCTCTGTGGTCACAATCCACGGACCCATGGGAGCGAAGGTGTCCCTGTTCTTGTTCCTGAAATGAGTACCTCTCACTGCCATCTTCTTGATCTTTCCGTCCAGTGGATCTCTCCTGTATGCGTAGTATATGTCCTCTTTCATCTCCCCTGGAGCCGTAACGTCGTTGAAGACGGTGTAACCTAGTATGGACTTCCTAACCTCGTCCCTAGTAGCCATCTTGAGGGGTTTGGCTATCACTATTCCGATCTCCACTTCCGGTCTCACTCCGCTCTCAGGGGCAACTATGGCATCCCCAGGTCCTATCACTATTTGCGGGAGCTTGAGGAAGAACTTGGGAGATCCCAACATGGCCTTCGCCTCCTCTCTTCCCTCAACTCCCAACATTCTGGGCGAGTTCACCAGTGTACAGAATATGGCTGTGGGCTCAAAGGGTGAAGATAGCTTCACTTGGCTTAACTTCACCTCCTCGCCAGTCTCCCTTCCTCCTAACCCCTCCGTAACCTTGACCTCGTCTCCTTCTATGTAACCGTACCTTCTCTCTCCGTCATGAAGAAACGAAACTAACCTCATGATCCTACCGCTTTCTCCTCCAGTTAAATAGGTCTCCTAAAACAGGTTCTAGGCCTTAGGATTGGGCATCTGGTCCATGATGTCCCTAACCATCTTCACGAACTCGTGCTTCCTGTCCTTATAGACCTCAGTGTACATCTGCGCCCACCTAATCGTTGGGTCACCCCTGCTGAATCTGTCGTATTGTTCATACCTCATGCCGGTCTCTGATCCTATGGTATCCCACAGTATGTTGAATAGCTTCACCCTCTCCAAGGCAGGTAGTCCCTTGGATGCCATGTACTTCTCCAGGAGAGATCTCTCCTCAGGGTTCTCGAAGTCCCTAATCCCCGCAGGGACTGGAATAGAGGAACCGGCGCTTATGGACCTCAGGATCTCATTTATCCTGGGTAACGCCTTCATTCCCATGGAACTCACTGCAATGGAGATCTGAGGATTGGGTCTGTACACTCCAGACAATTGCTCACCCAATTCCTCTGAGGCAACCATCCCCGCCTCATACATGGCCAAATATATCAATATCTCCCCCAGCTTCTCTTGGACATTGATGAAGTTGTTTATCCCAACAGCTTCAGCTATGGAAATTGCCAATCCTGCGAGGAACTTGGTCCTGGAGTAGTGCTGAATTACGAAGTGCCAATTGAACCAACCCCTCAAATTCACGGTATGCCACATGAACCCCTCTATCTCCTCCGGTTTCTTGTAGAAGATCACCCTGTCCCACGGGATCAGCACGTTGTCCAATACCATGATAGCGTCGGGTTCCTCGTACTTTGACGTGATTGGGTATTCAAACTCTCCGAAACCGTCCTTTGGATGGAAACCCCTTCTCGAGATGAACTTCACGCCCTTGCTCTCGGTGGGAAGAGAGAAGAACACCGAGTATCTAGGATCAGTATCCCTCCTTATGTTGGGAAGGTACCACAACCTCTCTGAGTATGGCCCCGCAGTTGAAAGTAGGGCCGCCCCTCTAACCACTAGGCCTTCGTTGGTCTCCCTAACCACTCCGACTTGAATGTAGGGATCCTCCCACTGGGACGGAGGCCTAGATCTGTCATACATGGGGGCGACTATGGCGTGGGTGTAGAATAGATCGTTCTTAGCTGCCTCCCTGTATATCTCTATCACGTTCTCCATCATCTTGCTTCCGAAAACCTTTCCGAAGTAATCGTCAGCATGGGCGTAAAACAGCATTGTCCAGACGTTCAGATAGTCTGGGCTCCTGCCAAAGAAACCCCTGTAAAAGTCATATATCTTGCTGATTCCTGTCCTAAGCCTCCTCAGCTCCTCCTTATTTCTGGGTCTGAAGAAGGTTATGCTAGTCTCCTCCCCCACGTCTGGATTATATATCTTCAGGTGTTCCGTGTACTCGTCCTTCCAATGTAGGTCGTAATAGTCCGCAACGGTGTTTATTGCCGGCTTAAAGGCCGGATGCTCAGTTACGTCCTCAACTTTCTCTCCATTATAATATATTTCTCCATGGTGTCCTTCCTTCATGCTTTTTATGAAATCTACTCCCTTACGGATCAATTATTCCACCCCCGTAATTTACCCGTGATATCTTCCACGGGAACCCATTCGTGAAGCCACGACTCTGGGACCTCCCTTCCCCAGAAGTCGGATCTATACCTGAGCTGGTCCCAAGTCCAGGCAATCGGCTTCCATTTATCCGGATCCAGGACGAAGTAGTCTCCGGTGAAGAACTCGATTCTGTTCTTATCTCCGTCCCTAAGGTAAACGTAGAAACCCTGCGTAACCCCGTGCCTTCCAGGTCCTCTCTCCAGGCTATCCCACATTTGGGCAGAGGAAACAATATCGGCTGCCCTGATTATGTCTCTAACGTCATGAACGTAAAAGGTGGCGTGATGGAAGCCCGGCACGTTCCTTGAGCTTCTAGCTATGGCGATCTCATGGGAGTGACCAATCCTCGTCATCCAAGAGACCGTCTTTTTACCCTCTCTATCAAGGAAGGTCTCGGTCTCAGTGAACCCCAACAATTTGGTATAGAACTCCACCTCAGCGTCCAGGTCCCTCACCATGAAGTTTATGTGATCTATCCTAACCGGGGTCACGCCCCTGTACTCGTGGAACTTGAGCCTCCTGTCTCCAACGTATTCCATGTCGTGATACAGCATTATGGGAAGCCCTTGGGGATCCTCAAAAAGTAAAGCGTCTTCCACCCCTCTCTCCTTAGCCCTCCTGTACCTTATACCCAGCTCATCGAACCTTTCCCTGGCCTCATCGAGAACCTCAGGCCTTTTCACTCTAAGGGAGGCATAGGAAAGACCAGGGGAGCTCGACTTCCTTAAAACCAGGCTATGGTGTTGCCCCTCCTCAACTCCCCTGAGGAAGACCTCGTCGCCGTTCCTTTCAGTCTCCACGAAACCCAGGAGATCCCTGTAGAAAAAGACCGCCTTCTCTAGGTCAGCTACCCTGTAAACAACGTGAGAGACTCGTAATATATCCAACATAGGATTTAGGTTAACGCAGTCAGTCTTAAACCGAAAATGAAACGGATTTCATGCCAACATTTTTCAACTCTACTTAGAGATTACGTTTACCGAGAGACTTATTCTGGGGCTTCCTGGAATAGGTTCAACTCTATTTACTCCAGCAGTCCCAATGGGCAACCGACTATAATTGCCTTAGTCCCTTAGCAAAGAACATATCGGAACCACGAACGTTCGCCCTATCTCTCCAGTCCCATGAGGACTTAGGAATGATAGAGATCGTAAGAAGTTCTGAATATTCATGGAGAGATTATAACCCTCCTCTAATGGAGTCAGACTCGACGAATTGTTAGGGTATCAGATACAATATATACTTCATCTAAAAGTGACTTTATTTACACAACTATATAAAATAGTAACTTATTGGAACTTACGCTTATTCCAGATCCACAGAGATTAGCTTCTCCTCACTCATGGTTAGCATTGTACTCCTTATCCCCTCCCTTCCTCCGAGTCCACTTAGTCCCACTCCTCCAAAGGGAAGGGAATCCCACCTCAGTCTAGTACTATCGTTCACTATTACTGCCCCCGCCTTCAATTCCCTGGCAACGTTTAAGGCCAGTTTCAGGTTAGATGTGAACACGGCAGCCTGTAGACCATACTCTGTGGAGTTGGCCATATCTACTGCCTCCCTCCAGGTCGAGAACTTGGATATTGGAGCCACAGGACCGAATATCTCCTTCTTCATTACAACCATGTCCAAGTTGGCGTTCTCTACCACCGTGGGAGGGAAATAGAAACCTCCGTTCCCCTTGTTTCCCACATATATTTTCCCTCCCTTCTCCGAGGAGTCTCGAACCGCGTCCTCCATCTCATTAACGGCTTTCGCTGATATCAGCGGACCCACCTCGGTCTCCTCGTTCATTGGATCCCCTACCCTCAACGCCTTCGCCCTGCTCACATACTCCCTTACAAACTTCTCGTAAATCTTATCGTGAACTAGGATCCTCTTTCCAGAATTACAGTTCTGTCCAGCGTATTCAAACCTCGCCTTAACCGAGATAGTCACTGCCCTCTCCAAATCCGCGTCCTCGAAGATCAGTATTGGATCAGATCCTCCCATCTCCATCATGAGCCTCTTCCCACTTAAAACTGCCTTGGAAGCTATTGATGTTCCAACGGGAGTGGAACCAGTGAACGTTATTCCTTTAACCTTCTTGTTCTCCACAATCTCGGTCCCAACCAAGTCACCACTTCCTGGAAGCACGCTGAGCACTCCCTTTGGAAGTCCAGCCTCGTAAAGTATCTCCCCCAGAAGCAAGCTCGTGAAAGGAGTTGAGGTTGAGGGTTTCACCACAACGGTGTTTCCTACGGCCAGATTGGGGGCGACCTTATGGGCGAAGCTGTTAGCTGGAAAGTTAAAGGGAAGTATCGCCCCAATTACACCCAAAGGTTCCCTCACCGACAGAACTAGCCTCCTCTCATTCCCAGGTGGGTACTCATAACCGTCTACCCTGAAGGTCTTCCCTTCAAGGACGACTTTAGCCTCCTCGGCGGTGGACTTAAAGAGCTGGATTGCACGGGTTACCTCGACCCTGGCGTCCCTTATTGGCTTACCGGACTCACTGGCCAAGGCGACCGCTAACTCCTCCCTTCTCTCCTCCATTAACCCTGCGGTTCTCCATAGGATCTTGGTTCTCTCACTTAGGGGCATTCTGGAGAACTCATGGAAGGATTCCTCAGCTAACTCTATTGCATGTCTCGTCTCATCTCTACCCGCAAGCGAAATCTCCTTAAATGGTCTACCGGTCCCAGGATTTACCACGTCTACCTTATCCTGAGTAAAAACCTTCTCCCCTCCCAAGATTATCGGTATCATGATCCCCAATCCCCCTTTCCAGACTAAAGGCTTACCATGATACGGATTTCATGGTCTACTCTCTTTCACTGTTCAGGTAATGAGTAGTAAGCTTCCTGTATGCGTTCCTGAGGTGATGAAGAAAGGTAACCTTACTTAGACCTAACTCGTTGGCCACAGTATCCGCGTCCACCCTTCTGGGGTAATCCAGATATCCCCTGTGGAAAGCCGTTACGAGAGTCCTTCTCTCGGCTGGCGATAACCTGGGGCCCAAATCTATCTTGAAGTCGTCCAACGTGTAACTCATTAGTTTCCCATACGACGAAACCTCCCTCAATATCTCCGATGTTCTGTCACTGGTCACCGCGAAACCCCACGTCTCTATCCCCCTCCAAATCCTATTGAATAGGAACATGACCTCCTTGTCGTATAACCATCCGGCCAGGGAATCCCTATACCTATTGAGGAAATCGATGAAGTAAACGTCGTTGTAGGAGGTAACCTTGTTTATCCTGAGAATCTTGTTGGACTTCCTCATCCTACTGATGATGGCCCGGTCCTTAGGATACAGGGTAATCCTCGATCTGAGGTAATCCCTATCCGGGTAAACCTGATAGTTCAGCGTGCTCGCGTCCACGTTATCTAGATCACTGGTCCAACAGCCCTGATGTTGGACCGAAATCGTCATTACCTTAAAGATTCCCATATCAAACTATATGAAAAACTTTAACTTTAAAAGTCTTTTCATTACTATATATGTCTTAAAGATATTATAATTTTAAAAAGGGACTTTAGTGAGGTGATATCTCGTCCAGTC containing:
- a CDS encoding fumarylacetoacetate hydrolase family protein — its product is MMRLVSFLHDGERRYGYIEGDEVKVTEGLGGRETGEEVKLSQVKLSSPFEPTAIFCTLVNSPRMLGVEGREEAKAMLGSPKFFLKLPQIVIGPGDAIVAPESGVRPEVEIGIVIAKPLKMATRDEVRKSILGYTVFNDVTAPGEMKEDIYYAYRRDPLDGKIKKMAVRGTHFRNKNRDTFAPMGPWIVTTEELSDVSGLIMRSIYGDSLVQEGSSDELVYGVEDLVMEVSRVVTVPKFSLITTGTIGYKGAEEASEYRFHSTEAKMIVEVEKIGRLENIIKPEQRQGNNLVYQK
- a CDS encoding 4-hydroxyphenylacetate 3-hydroxylase family protein, with protein sequence MIRKGVDFIKSMKEGHHGEIYYNGEKVEDVTEHPAFKPAINTVADYYDLHWKDEYTEHLKIYNPDVGEETSITFFRPRNKEELRRLRTGISKIYDFYRGFFGRSPDYLNVWTMLFYAHADDYFGKVFGSKMMENVIEIYREAAKNDLFYTHAIVAPMYDRSRPPSQWEDPYIQVGVVRETNEGLVVRGAALLSTAGPYSERLWYLPNIRRDTDPRYSVFFSLPTESKGVKFISRRGFHPKDGFGEFEYPITSKYEEPDAIMVLDNVLIPWDRVIFYKKPEEIEGFMWHTVNLRGWFNWHFVIQHYSRTKFLAGLAISIAEAVGINNFINVQEKLGEILIYLAMYEAGMVASEELGEQLSGVYRPNPQISIAVSSMGMKALPRINEILRSISAGSSIPVPAGIRDFENPEERSLLEKYMASKGLPALERVKLFNILWDTIGSETGMRYEQYDRFSRGDPTIRWAQMYTEVYKDRKHEFVKMVRDIMDQMPNPKA
- the hpaD gene encoding 3,4-dihydroxyphenylacetate 2,3-dioxygenase, with translation MLDILRVSHVVYRVADLEKAVFFYRDLLGFVETERNGDEVFLRGVEEGQHHSLVLRKSSSPGLSYASLRVKRPEVLDEARERFDELGIRYRRAKERGVEDALLFEDPQGLPIMLYHDMEYVGDRRLKFHEYRGVTPVRIDHINFMVRDLDAEVEFYTKLLGFTETETFLDREGKKTVSWMTRIGHSHEIAIARSSRNVPGFHHATFYVHDVRDIIRAADIVSSAQMWDSLERGPGRHGVTQGFYVYLRDGDKNRIEFFTGDYFVLDPDKWKPIAWTWDQLRYRSDFWGREVPESWLHEWVPVEDITGKLRGWNN
- a CDS encoding aldehyde dehydrogenase family protein translates to MIPIILGGEKVFTQDKVDVVNPGTGRPFKEISLAGRDETRHAIELAEESFHEFSRMPLSERTKILWRTAGLMEERREELAVALASESGKPIRDARVEVTRAIQLFKSTAEEAKVVLEGKTFRVDGYEYPPGNERRLVLSVREPLGVIGAILPFNFPANSFAHKVAPNLAVGNTVVVKPSTSTPFTSLLLGEILYEAGLPKGVLSVLPGSGDLVGTEIVENKKVKGITFTGSTPVGTSIASKAVLSGKRLMMEMGGSDPILIFEDADLERAVTISVKARFEYAGQNCNSGKRILVHDKIYEKFVREYVSRAKALRVGDPMNEETEVGPLISAKAVNEMEDAVRDSSEKGGKIYVGNKGNGGFYFPPTVVENANLDMVVMKKEIFGPVAPISKFSTWREAVDMANSTEYGLQAAVFTSNLKLALNVARELKAGAVIVNDSTRLRWDSLPFGGVGLSGLGGREGIRSTMLTMSEEKLISVDLE
- a CDS encoding helix-turn-helix domain-containing protein: MGIFKVMTISVQHQGCWTSDLDNVDASTLNYQVYPDRDYLRSRITLYPKDRAIISRMRKSNKILRINKVTSYNDVYFIDFLNRYRDSLAGWLYDKEVMFLFNRIWRGIETWGFAVTSDRTSEILREVSSYGKLMSYTLDDFKIDLGPRLSPAERRTLVTAFHRGYLDYPRRVDADTVANELGLSKVTFLHHLRNAYRKLTTHYLNSERE